One genomic segment of Ipomoea triloba cultivar NCNSP0323 chromosome 9, ASM357664v1 includes these proteins:
- the LOC116029616 gene encoding uncharacterized protein LOC116029616 yields MNKFWWGSGGGNERGIHWLSWKRMCTPKCFGGLGFKDLRAFNLALLGKQGWRFLTNPASLVARVYKARYFPNSSFVDAVIGTNRSACLRGIFAAKDLICGGIRRRIGDGTSTQVWNSPWLPDSNPCIQTPQPSYLSNAIVSGLIDPNTNEWDEEVLMDIFEPRDVELIKRVPISPSYADSWYWLDDLRGIYSVKSGYKRIWGVVTPLTDDFISWNKVESVSHVFICCAFAVNVWRISHIDIPDGARLSFSAWFEQILNTLDAKEIIKVAAILYAVWSARNSAVWEAKVPTPASVVALAGRAVHNWQLSQPAASPTGNTHEQLPFPLSFSRCHVDVAYDSGLGKATAGVVLVRPNGEFVAAMSTPLPYCDSVIMAETVACKEALSWLKDRNEEAVVLLTECAVLCANLCSSLEIMSYIGIATKECRRLMSSIVSCLVLYIPRSDNFLAHALARDCFSSLQDVILFWDVVPPSSIMELLI; encoded by the exons ATGAATAAATTCTGGTGGGGTTCAGGGGGTGGAAACGAGAGGGGAATTCATTGGTTGTCATGGAAACGAATGTGTACTCCAAAGTGTTTTGGTGGTCTGGGATTTAAGGATCTACGAGCTTTTAATTTGGCTCTGTTGGGCAAGCAGGGTTGGCGCTTTTTGACAAACCCGGCTTCTTTAGTGGCTCGTGTATATAAGGCCAGATATTTTCCGAATTCCTCGTTTGTTGATGCTGTAATAGGAACTAATCGGAGCGCCTGCTTGAGGGGTATTTTTGCGGCAAAGGACTTGATTTGTGGGGGTATTAGAAGGCGGATTGGAGATGGTACAAGTACACAGGTTTGGAATTCTCCGTGGCTACCTGATTCTAATCCGTGCATTCAAACTCCTCAGCCATCGTACTTGTCCAACGCTATTGTGTCAGGCCTAATCGATCCTAATACCAATGAGTGGGATGAGGAGGTTTTAATGGACATTTTTGAACCTAGGGATGTAGAGCTAATTAAAAGGGTGCCTATAAGCCCTAGTTATGCTGATTCTTGGTATTGGTTGGATGACCTCCGTGGGATCTATTCCGTAAAGAGTGGCTACAAACGCATCTGGGGTGTTGTTACCCCATTGACAGATGATTTTATTAGTTGGAATAAG GTGGAGAGTGTGTCACATGTGTTTATTTGTTGTGCTTTTGCAGTTAATGTATGGCGTATTTCTCACATTGATATACCTGATGGTGCTAGGCTATCTTTCTCTGCGTGGTTCGAACAAATACTTAACACACTGGATGCCAAAGAGATCATCAAGGTGGCGGCCATCCTATATGCAGTTTGGAGTGCTCGGAATTCAGCTGTGTGGGAGGCGAAAGTTCCCACTCCGGCTTCGGTTGTGGCATTGGCGGGGAGAGCAGTTCATAACTGGCAGCTGTCACAACCTGCGGCGAGTCCAACTGGTAATACGCACGAGCAGTTGCCCTTTCCTCTATCCTTTTCACGGTGTCATGTTGATGTGGCATACGATAGTGGTTTAGGGAAAGCTACAGCGGGAGTGGTGCTAGTGAGGCCGAATGGGGAGTTTGTGGCTGCTATGAGTACTCCTTTACCTTATTGTGATTCAGTAATTATGGCAGAGACAGTAGCTTGCAAGGAGGCCCTCTCTTGGTTGAAAGATAGGAATGAAGAGGCTGTTGTGCTACTTACAGAATGTGCAGTTCTATGTGCTAACTTGTGTTCATCACTGGAGATCATGTCGTATATCGGCATTGCCACGAAAGAGTGTCGTAGACTTATGAGTTCTATTGTTTCTTGCTTAGTCCTTTATATTCCTCGATCAGATAATTTCTTAGCGCATGCTTTAGCTCGAGACTGTTTTTCATCTTTACAGGATGTCATTTTGTTTTGGGATGTTGTTCCCCCTAGCTCCATTATGGAGCTCTTAATATAA